One genomic segment of Streptomyces sp. NBC_00239 includes these proteins:
- a CDS encoding carbohydrate ABC transporter permease, whose product MRALKAGRLTYVVLGLFTLGSLFPLVWTAIAASRNNTRLAQTPPPFWFGGNLGRNLSVAWTDANMGTALLNTAVVAGTVAAGTVVFSTLAGFAFARLRFRGQRLLLVLVVGTMLVPPQLSVVPLYMLIAELSWTDHLQAVVLPALVSAFGVFFMRQYLAQALPAELVEAARVDGASSLRVVWHVVFPVARPAMAVLGMLTFVMAWNDFFWPVIALTQNGSPTVQVALTGLGRGYIPDQSVIMAGALLGTLPLLLVFVLFGRQIVGGIMQGAVKG is encoded by the coding sequence GTGAGAGCGCTCAAGGCTGGCCGGCTCACCTACGTGGTTCTCGGTCTCTTCACTCTCGGCTCCCTCTTTCCCCTGGTGTGGACGGCGATCGCGGCCTCGCGGAACAACACCCGGCTGGCGCAGACCCCGCCGCCGTTCTGGTTCGGCGGCAATCTGGGGCGCAACCTGTCCGTGGCGTGGACGGACGCCAACATGGGCACGGCCCTGCTGAACACGGCAGTGGTCGCGGGCACCGTCGCAGCCGGCACGGTGGTCTTCTCGACGCTGGCGGGCTTCGCCTTCGCCCGGCTGCGCTTCCGCGGGCAGCGGCTGCTGCTCGTGCTGGTGGTCGGCACCATGCTGGTGCCGCCGCAGCTGAGTGTGGTCCCCCTCTACATGCTGATCGCGGAGCTTTCCTGGACGGACCATCTCCAGGCGGTGGTGCTGCCGGCCCTGGTGTCCGCCTTCGGGGTGTTCTTCATGCGCCAGTACCTGGCCCAGGCGCTGCCCGCGGAGCTCGTCGAGGCCGCGCGGGTGGACGGCGCGAGTTCGCTGCGCGTGGTGTGGCACGTGGTGTTCCCGGTGGCCCGGCCGGCGATGGCGGTGCTCGGGATGCTGACCTTCGTGATGGCCTGGAACGACTTCTTCTGGCCGGTGATCGCGCTGACCCAGAACGGCAGCCCGACCGTGCAGGTGGCCCTGACGGGCCTGGGCCGGGGCTACATCCCCGACCAGTCGGTCATCATGGCCGGCGCCCTGCTCGGCACCCTCCCCCTTCTTCTCGTCTTCGTCCTCTTCGGCCGCCAGATCGTGGGCGGCATCATGCAGGGAGCCGTCAAAGGATGA